A single genomic interval of Aureliella helgolandensis harbors:
- a CDS encoding sugar phosphate isomerase/epimerase family protein has protein sequence MRFAICNELFQDWPWERALELTLECGYTGWEIAPFTLGRRPEQLPADRRRQLADQIQRSGIEVVGLHWLLAKTEGYHLTTNESEVRTRTAGYLGQLSQLCRDLGGSVMVLGSPQQRNFPETMTHQQADENALSVLEAVLPDLEKNQVTLALEPLGPGEGNYWNHAAQTIRVIEQLDSPWVRLHLDVKAMSSEGKPIADVIRESAKHLVHFHANDPNLLGPGMGEVPFEPIFAALREVAYEGWVSVEVFDYSPGIETIARQSMQNMRNALLHLDV, from the coding sequence ATGCGATTTGCGATTTGTAACGAACTATTCCAAGACTGGCCCTGGGAACGCGCGTTGGAATTGACGCTCGAATGTGGTTACACCGGCTGGGAAATCGCGCCCTTTACCCTCGGGCGACGCCCGGAGCAGTTGCCGGCCGATCGCCGAAGGCAATTGGCCGACCAGATCCAGCGGAGCGGGATTGAAGTTGTGGGGCTGCATTGGTTGTTAGCCAAAACTGAGGGCTACCACCTGACGACGAACGAGAGCGAAGTTCGAACGCGCACCGCAGGATACCTGGGCCAATTGTCCCAACTTTGCCGCGACCTGGGCGGCTCCGTGATGGTGCTGGGGAGTCCACAACAGCGCAATTTCCCGGAGACGATGACGCATCAGCAAGCCGATGAGAATGCGTTGTCGGTGCTAGAGGCGGTCTTACCGGACCTGGAAAAGAACCAAGTCACCCTGGCGCTTGAGCCACTTGGGCCTGGGGAGGGCAATTATTGGAACCATGCTGCTCAAACCATCCGCGTGATTGAGCAATTGGATTCCCCCTGGGTGCGTTTGCATCTCGACGTCAAAGCGATGAGTAGCGAAGGGAAACCGATTGCGGATGTCATCCGGGAGTCGGCAAAACATCTGGTCCATTTCCACGCCAACGATCCCAACCTGCTTGGGCCAGGGATGGGGGAAGTGCCCTTTGAGCCCATTTTCGCAGCACTTCGGGAGGTGGCTTACGAGGGGTGGGTCAGTGTGGAAGTCTTTGATTACAGTCCCGGAATCGAAACCATTGCGCGACAAAGTATGCAGAATATGCGGAACGCGTTGCTGCACCTCGATGTATAG
- a CDS encoding chloride channel protein, with the protein MFSLVRGLEMPSAGKWFLLSALIGIVAGVGAITFQFLVQLVQFLCLGHIAGFPAHDAHADYSPFPEVEGIFSPWYLLLVLTVGGLVAGWLAWQFAPEASGHGTDAAIDAFHNKRGEIRFRTPIIKTIASAVTLGTGGSAGREGPIAQIGAGFGSCLATALKLSARDRRILLAAGMGAGVGAIFRAPLAGALFAGEILYSEAELESDVIMPAAVASTVAYSIFCFSLPPEFRFMPLFGQDLHFDFQSPAELLPYTVLAIILSLGGILYIKVFYGIEKLFHKMPGPGYLKACLGGLATGLVGLGLYFAGNRDVALLSALGGGYGMLQTAFSDIGSVTTSALLAVALAKIVTTGLTIGSGGSGGVFGPSMVIGGCLGGAVGKQLHSIWPALIHQPGSFAVVGMAGFFAGCARAPFSTILMVTEMTGSYRLLLPAMWVSTLCFLLMRRWTLYTKQVPTRLESPAHRGDFIVDVLEGMHVDDVYQKNRKLHLVHEGTSLNDIVHLLAETPQRYFPVVDHQEKLLGIFSAEDVRSYLYDDTIWEIANARDVMNTRVITLTPEDDLNAALTRFTALNIDELPVVSPEDSQKILGILRRKETIAAYNRRRLEHMLTE; encoded by the coding sequence GTGTTCTCGCTGGTTCGCGGTTTGGAAATGCCTTCCGCCGGAAAATGGTTTCTTTTGTCTGCCTTGATTGGAATCGTTGCCGGAGTTGGAGCGATTACGTTTCAGTTCCTGGTGCAGCTTGTCCAATTTCTTTGTCTGGGCCACATCGCTGGCTTCCCGGCCCATGACGCTCACGCCGATTATTCTCCATTTCCCGAGGTCGAGGGGATTTTTTCCCCCTGGTACCTATTGCTGGTGTTGACCGTCGGCGGCCTGGTGGCGGGGTGGCTAGCTTGGCAATTTGCCCCTGAGGCCAGCGGGCATGGAACCGATGCCGCCATTGATGCCTTCCACAACAAGCGGGGCGAAATCCGTTTCCGCACTCCAATCATTAAGACCATCGCGTCGGCAGTTACCCTGGGGACCGGCGGCTCGGCAGGGCGAGAGGGACCGATCGCTCAAATTGGTGCTGGTTTCGGATCCTGTCTCGCGACAGCCCTCAAGCTGTCCGCCCGAGATCGCAGGATCTTGTTGGCGGCCGGTATGGGGGCCGGCGTGGGAGCGATCTTTCGAGCCCCCTTGGCCGGGGCACTGTTTGCCGGAGAGATCCTGTACTCCGAAGCCGAGTTGGAGTCGGACGTTATTATGCCCGCCGCCGTGGCCTCTACCGTGGCGTATTCGATCTTCTGCTTTTCGCTACCTCCCGAATTTCGATTCATGCCCCTTTTTGGGCAAGATTTGCATTTCGATTTTCAATCCCCTGCAGAGCTACTCCCCTACACAGTGCTGGCGATCATCCTGTCGTTGGGAGGCATTCTGTACATCAAAGTGTTCTACGGTATTGAGAAACTGTTTCACAAGATGCCAGGCCCCGGCTACCTCAAAGCCTGCTTGGGAGGGTTGGCCACAGGCTTAGTCGGATTGGGCCTCTACTTTGCCGGGAATCGCGACGTCGCATTGCTGTCCGCTTTAGGCGGCGGCTATGGAATGTTGCAAACCGCGTTTTCCGATATAGGCAGCGTGACGACTAGCGCATTGCTAGCGGTGGCTCTCGCCAAGATAGTGACGACGGGCCTGACGATCGGCTCCGGAGGCTCTGGAGGTGTGTTTGGACCCTCGATGGTGATTGGTGGCTGCCTGGGCGGTGCGGTTGGCAAACAACTGCATAGTATTTGGCCTGCCTTGATCCATCAGCCCGGCTCCTTTGCGGTGGTGGGCATGGCCGGCTTTTTCGCTGGTTGCGCTCGTGCTCCCTTCTCAACCATCCTCATGGTTACCGAAATGACCGGCAGCTACCGCCTGCTGCTTCCCGCCATGTGGGTCTCCACCTTATGCTTTCTACTCATGCGGCGGTGGACGCTGTATACCAAGCAAGTTCCCACGCGTCTCGAGTCTCCCGCTCACCGGGGGGACTTTATTGTGGACGTTCTGGAGGGAATGCACGTCGATGACGTGTATCAAAAGAATCGGAAACTTCACTTAGTGCATGAGGGGACCAGCCTCAATGACATCGTGCATCTCCTCGCGGAGACGCCCCAACGCTATTTCCCCGTCGTGGATCACCAAGAAAAGCTGCTCGGGATCTTTTCTGCGGAGGACGTGCGATCGTACCTCTATGACGACACTATTTGGGAAATCGCCAATGCGCGAGATGTCATGAACACACGCGTCATTACTCTCACCCCCGAGGATGATCTGAACGCAGCATTAACGCGTTTTACCGCCCTGAATATCGACGAATTGCCGGTGGTGTCCCCCGAAGACTCGCAAAAAATCCTCGGGATTTTACGGCGCAAAGAAACGATCGCGGCCTACAATCGTAGGCGTTTGGAACACATGTTGACCGAGTAG
- a CDS encoding polysaccharide biosynthesis/export family protein yields the protein MLTRPTIWLLGLLSCSLSGCSTLGFSLWPAQFPLMTQTKEFAAKSPMPSGLPNELAKQVVMDYFVEPGDRLLLEPIELDSEFRSIGDQEVKVDGSLDLGRFGRLRVVGLTVEEIELAIEDRMVELGAERESINVQLQETNASEIYVLGEVGSPGAYALDGNETVLDVILRAGGLTSKASPCDMILVRPTSPNACRVVLPVCYRQITQLGDVRSNYQLQPGDRVVVGSRTLCEELAFWRQTSSCERCCGSRCVECDPASVGYRNRMGGFLGLFPLPSKNGRDASTPSLEYVPSGVDATSADPSVAKPASPLDMSQESEFFLPANPTLIGD from the coding sequence ATGCTGACACGTCCAACGATTTGGTTACTCGGCCTGCTGAGCTGCAGTCTCAGTGGGTGCAGCACACTCGGTTTTAGCCTTTGGCCAGCTCAATTCCCCTTGATGACACAGACCAAAGAATTTGCTGCGAAGAGCCCGATGCCTAGCGGTCTTCCCAACGAACTGGCTAAGCAAGTCGTGATGGACTACTTCGTCGAACCTGGAGATCGCTTGTTGCTGGAGCCGATCGAGCTGGATTCCGAATTCCGTTCGATTGGCGACCAGGAGGTGAAGGTCGACGGTTCCCTGGATCTCGGTCGGTTCGGACGCTTGCGAGTCGTAGGCTTGACCGTCGAAGAAATCGAGCTGGCTATTGAAGATCGTATGGTGGAACTGGGCGCTGAGCGGGAATCGATCAATGTACAGCTCCAGGAAACCAACGCCTCCGAGATCTACGTGCTGGGGGAGGTCGGCTCCCCCGGAGCTTACGCACTCGATGGCAACGAGACGGTGCTCGACGTCATCTTGCGCGCCGGCGGTTTGACTTCCAAGGCCTCGCCCTGCGATATGATCCTCGTCAGACCCACTTCACCGAATGCTTGCCGAGTCGTCTTGCCGGTATGCTACCGTCAAATTACTCAGCTAGGGGACGTTCGTTCTAACTACCAGTTGCAGCCTGGGGATCGAGTGGTCGTGGGATCCCGCACCCTGTGCGAGGAGTTGGCCTTCTGGAGGCAAACTAGCAGCTGCGAGCGATGTTGTGGCAGCCGCTGTGTCGAGTGTGATCCCGCCTCCGTCGGGTACCGCAATCGCATGGGGGGCTTTCTCGGCTTGTTCCCTCTGCCAAGCAAAAATGGAAGAGACGCAAGCACCCCATCGCTGGAATACGTTCCTAGCGGCGTCGACGCTACGTCTGCTGACCCTTCAGTTGCTAAGCCAGCCTCGCCCCTGGATATGAGCCAAGAGTCCGAATTCTTCTTGCCAGCCAATCCAACGCTGATAGGCGATTAA